From the Quercus lobata isolate SW786 chromosome 6, ValleyOak3.0 Primary Assembly, whole genome shotgun sequence genome, one window contains:
- the LOC115994611 gene encoding uncharacterized protein DDB_G0271670, whose amino-acid sequence MNSNYGKSSFDFDLGIGSSRPKSLNEQKNHSYSSSSSSSSYTSSFSSTQQPKPAWQPNKPSWTHQPAPTQPATRPGISSGPTSSMVGDIFGKTWSSSSASGSGIGIVEKNPNLFGDLVSSALGGQSKTNSNVPLKNSTPSSNKTSFSMGNMADSLPKSGSSVNTGGNWGSSGSFTSGFNAGYSNINSNTNRNNDNSVNKGSNLGGPSIRSGVGMSGMKSSNKDPFGSLVDFGSKQSGPSVNSASKSSVSGSTGKVNAGDDGFGDFLNAPKFNSSTKTFPSSDFSSSNNDFIGVNSGSDSKTNDFGIPGVDFSSKNQTPVQNSGGDPLDMLFSSSSASAGGAVGGQQKSEVDDWGLDTEFGGGFGEHDAGGSTTELEGLPPPPAGVSASMAKNKGMDNYKQGQYADAIKWLSWAVILIEKAGDDAASVEVLSSRASCYKEVGEYKKAVADCTKILEHDEANVSVLVQRALLYESMEKYKLGSEDLRTVLKIDPGNRIARSTIHRLTKLAD is encoded by the exons ATGAATTCAAATTACGGGAAATCCAGCTTCGACTTCGATCTCGGAATCGGATCTTCCCGACCCAAATCCCTAAACGAACAGAAAAACCATTCCtattcctcttcttcttcttcttcttcctataCCTCTTCGTTTTCCTCCACCCAACAACCTAAACCCGCGTGGCAGCCCAACAAGCCCTCCTGGACCCACCAGCCCGCTCCGACCCAACCCGCCACCCGCCCCGGCATTTCCTCCGGCCCCACTTCTTCCATGGTCGGTGACATCTTCGGCAAGACCTGGTCTTCCTCCTCTGCTTCCGGTTCGGGTATTGGTATCGTCGAAAAGAACCCGAATTTGTTCGGGGATTTGGTCAGCTCGGCTCTGGGTGGACAGAGCAAGACCAATTCCAATGTCCCTTTGAAGAACTCCACCCCATCGTCCAATAAGACCTCGTTTTCGATGGGAAACATGGCTGATTCATTGCCAAAGTCTGGTAGTTCGGTTAACACTGGTGGGAATTGGGGTTCTTCTGGGAGTTTCACAAGTGGGTTTAATGCTGGTTATAGCAATATCAATAGTAATACTAATAGGAACAATGATAATAGTGTTAATAAGGGTTCCAATCTTGGAGGCCCTTCGATTCGTAGTGGGGTTGGGATGAGTGGGATGAAGAGCTCTAATAAGGACCCATTTGGTTCTTTGGTTGATTTCGGGTCAAAACAATCCGGTCCTAGTGTTAATTCTGCGAGTAAAAGTAGTGTTAGTGGTAGTACTGGTAAGGTTAATGCTGGTGATGATGGTTTTGGGGATTTTCTGAATGCGCCCAAGTTTAATTCGAGCACAAAGACATTTCCTTCTAGTGATTTTAGCTCGAGTAATAATGATTTTATTGGAGTGAATTCGGGTTCTGATTCAAAAACGAATGATTTTGGGATCCCTGGTGTGGATTTCAGTTCTAAGAATCAGACACCCGTTCAGAATTCTGGTGGTGATCCGCTAGACATGTTGTTCTCATCATCCTCTGCTTCGGCCGGGGGTGCTGTAGGAGGACAGCAAAAATCAGAAGTTGATGATTGGGGGTTGGATACAGAGTTTGGAGGAGGATTTGGAGAACATGATGCGGGTGGTTCTACAACTGAGCTTGAAGGGCTTCCGCCCCCACCTGCTGGAGTGTCGGCTTCAATGGCTAAGAACAAGGGTATGGACAATTACAAGCAAGGGCAATATGCTGATGCGATTAAGTGGCTTTCTTGGGCTGTAATTCTTATTGAGAAAGCTGGTGATGATGCTGCCTCTGTGGAGGTTTTGTCGAGCAGGGCATCATGTTACAAAGAGGTTGGGGAGTATAAGAAGGCTGTGGCAGACTGTACAAAG ATTCTGGAACATGATGAAGCAAACGTGTCTGTCCTTGTACAGCGTGCACTTCTCTATGAAAGCATGGAGAAGTACAAGCTGGGGTCAGAAGACCTTAGGACTGTTCTGAAGATTGATCCTGGTAATAGGATTGCAAGAAGTACCATTCACCGCTTGACTAAGTTAGCAGACTag